One Sciurus carolinensis chromosome 10, mSciCar1.2, whole genome shotgun sequence genomic window carries:
- the Pcgf3 gene encoding polycomb group RING finger protein 3 isoform X1: MLTRKIKLWDINAHITCRLCSGYLIDATTVTECLHTFCRSCLVKYLEENNTCPTCRIVIHQSHPLQYIGHDRTMQDIVYKLVPGLQEGEHLLGMQQQQTAGPETEVDPLLSPGHSPTSEEVHRQKAQPFLLQRAGHLVQRGDPGQGPHPQVRGGHTMEVQEGAPPATLQTQDGLAVSLALQTGPAPQGHVAVHSTHAAGLACGCRVDRLLNRVFITFVQENPPPTRHYQHRYRGWNTCSSVRQHTLTHHRPWAAAAALAPGHRPTDLARFPGLENLSSFQFSSRIGFLISLKHIVLLLSPS; encoded by the exons ATGTTGACCAGGAAGATTAAACTCTGGGACATAAACGCCCACATCACCTGCCGCCTGTGCAGCGGGTACCTCATTGATGCAACCACGGTGACCGAGTGTCTGCACACGT TCTGCAGGAGCTGCCTGGTGAAGTACCTGGAGGAGAACAACACCTGCCCCACCTGCAGGATTGTGATCCACCAGAGCCACCCGCTGCAGTACATTGG CCATGACAGGACCATGCAGGACATCGTTTACAAGTTGGTGCCAGGCCTCCAGGAAG gtGAGCATCTGCTTGGAATGCAACAGCAGCAAACTGCGGGGCCTGAAACGGAAGTGGATCCGCTGCTCAGCCCAGGCCACAGTCCTACATCTGAAGAAGTTCATCGCCAAAAAGCTCAACCTTTCCTCCTTCAACGAG ctGGACATCTTGTGCAACGAGGAGATCCTGGGCAAGGACCACACCCTCAAGTTCGTGGTGGTCACACGATGGAGGTTCAAG AAGGCGCCCCTCCTGCTACACTACAGACCCAAGATGGACTTGCTGTGAGCCTGGCTCTGCAGACTGGCCCTGCACCCCAGGGCCACGTGGCTGTGCACAGCACCCACGCAGCGGGACTCGCCTGTGGGTGCCGGGTGGACAGACTTCTGAATAGAGTATTTATAACTTTTGTACAAGAGAACCCACCGCCCACCAGACACTACCAGCACCGTTACAGAGGATGGAACACTTGCAGTTCTGTGCGGCAGCACACGCTCACCCACCACCGGCCctgggcagcagctgcagcactGGCTCCAGGTCACCGTCCCACGGACCTCGCTCGCTTTCCAGGTCTCGAGAATCTGAGTTCGTTTCAGTTTAGTTCACGGATTGGTTTCTTAATAAGCCTCAAACATATCGTACTTTTATTGAGTCCTTCCTAA
- the Pcgf3 gene encoding polycomb group RING finger protein 3 isoform X2, with protein MLTRKIKLWDINAHITCRLCSGYLIDATTVTECLHTFCRSCLVKYLEENNTCPTCRIVIHQSHPLQYIGHDRTMQDIVYKLVPGLQEAEMRKQREFYHKLGLEVPGDIKGEACSTRQHLDPRNGETKADDSAHKATAEEKQEEDDDYHRSDEQVSICLECNSSKLRGLKRKWIRCSAQATVLHLKKFIAKKLNLSSFNELDILCNEEILGKDHTLKFVVVTRWRFKKAPLLLHYRPKMDLL; from the exons ATGTTGACCAGGAAGATTAAACTCTGGGACATAAACGCCCACATCACCTGCCGCCTGTGCAGCGGGTACCTCATTGATGCAACCACGGTGACCGAGTGTCTGCACACGT TCTGCAGGAGCTGCCTGGTGAAGTACCTGGAGGAGAACAACACCTGCCCCACCTGCAGGATTGTGATCCACCAGAGCCACCCGCTGCAGTACATTGG CCATGACAGGACCATGCAGGACATCGTTTACAAGTTGGTGCCAGGCCTCCAGGAAG CGGaaatgaggaagcagagggaatTCTACCACAAGCTGGGCCTGGAGGTGCCAGGCGACATCAAGGGGGAGGCGTGCTCCACAAGACAGCACTTGGATCCCCGCAATG GTGAGACCAAAGCAGACGACAGCGCACACAAGGCCACGgcggaggagaagcaggaggaggatgaTGACTACCACCGGAGCGACGAGCAG gtGAGCATCTGCTTGGAATGCAACAGCAGCAAACTGCGGGGCCTGAAACGGAAGTGGATCCGCTGCTCAGCCCAGGCCACAGTCCTACATCTGAAGAAGTTCATCGCCAAAAAGCTCAACCTTTCCTCCTTCAACGAG ctGGACATCTTGTGCAACGAGGAGATCCTGGGCAAGGACCACACCCTCAAGTTCGTGGTGGTCACACGATGGAGGTTCAAG AAGGCGCCCCTCCTGCTACACTACAGACCCAAGATGGACTTGCTGTGA